From the Actinopolymorpha singaporensis genome, the window CGTCGCGTTCGGGCTGCGCCGGTCAGGGCTGTCCCGGGCGCAGATCGCCGAGCGGGTGGAGGCGGCGCTCTCGGCGTACGGTCTCGCGGAGTACGCCGACCACCCTGCCCACCTGCTCTCCGGCGGGCAGACCCAGCTGCTGGCGCTGGCCGGTGTCCTGGTAACCGAACCCGGCACGCTGGTCTGCGACGAGCCGACCACGCTGCTCGACCTGCGCAACGCGCGGCTGGTCACCGAGTTGCTGGCCGCGCTGCCTCAGCGGGTCGTCCTGGTCACCCATCACCTGCAACTGCTGGACGGCTTCGACCGGGTGCTGGTGCTGCACGAGGGCCGGGTGGCCGCCGACACCGACCCCGCCTCGGCGGTCACGGCGTACGAGGAGCTGCTGGCGTGACCGCGTCCTCGTCGCCGGGCGCCTCGGTGTCGTCCGGGCTCGGGCTCTACCAGCCGGGCGGCTCGCTGCTGCACCGCGCGCCGGCGGGCGCGAAGCTCGCCGGCCTGGCGGTGGCCGCCGTCGGCGTACTGCGGATCACCACCGTGCCCAACCTCGTGCTGGCGTTCGCGGTGACGTTGCTGGCCGCCGGGCTCGCCCGGATCCCGTGGCGCGTCGGCCTGGCCCAGCTGCGGCCGGTGCTGTGGTTCGCGGTGCCGCTGCTGGCGTTCCAGTGGCTCACCGCCGGCCCGCACCGGGCGGTGCTGGTCGTCGGGCAGCTGCTGCTGATGGTCACGCTGGCCGCACTGGTGACCCTCACCACCCGGGTGTCGGCCATGCTGGACGCGTTCGAGGCCGGCCTGCGGCCGCTGCGGAGGGTGGGGGTGAGCCCGGCCCGGGTGGCGCTGGTGCTCGCGCTCACGGTGCGCTGCGTACCCCTGGTCGCCCAGACGTTCGCCGAGACCAGGGAGGCACAGCGGGCCCGCGGCCTGGAACGCAGCCCGGCCGCGCTGGTGGTCCCGCTCGTCATCCGGTTGCTCAAGCGGGCCGACGCGATCGGTGAGGCGCTGGCCGCCCGCGGTGTCGACGACGACCCCGCTGACACCGGCGGCCGGCCGCGCCGGTGACGCCCGCCCGTCGCCGGCGAGCAGCGTCGGGTGAGCTGGGTCGGCCGAGGCGGGTCACGCGGGCGGGTCACGCCGGCGGGCGGGTCACCCGGGCGGCGGCTCGGCCCTGGTGAGGTAGGCCGCGACACCCTCCCGGGTGGCGCCGAGCTGTTCGGAGATCGACCACGCGGCCGCGACCACCAGCGGGGCGTACTCCTCCATGCGTTCCTCCGGCATCCGCCCGGCCGGCGCGGAGACGCTGAGCGAAGCGACGGGCAGGTCGGCACCGTCGAAGACGGCGGAGGCGACTGTGCGGATCCCCGACGTGCGCTCGGCCCGGGAGAACGCGACGTTGCGCCGGCGGATGCCGACCAGCTGCTTGCGCAGCACGTCCGGCTCGGTCGGATCGGCCGGTGACGTGGCCTGTGACGTACCCGGCGAGGTTCCCGGTGACGTGGCCGTGATCGGCCGGGCGAGCACCGCCTCCTGTACGTCGTACGGCAGGGCGGCCAGCAGCACCTTGCCGGGCGCGCCGAGTGGCAACGGGATCGGTGCGCCGAACTCGGTGTAGGTCCGCCGCAGCGGCTGGCGGCTTTCCACCTGGTCGATGACCGCGCGTTCGCGG encodes:
- a CDS encoding energy-coupling factor ABC transporter ATP-binding protein, producing the protein MIELRSVSHHYGPRTVLSGLDLELSERRIGVIGANGSGKSTFARLLNGLVLPTRGQVLVDGYDTRTAGREVRRRVGFVFTDPDAQVVMPTVAEDVAFGLRRSGLSRAQIAERVEAALSAYGLAEYADHPAHLLSGGQTQLLALAGVLVTEPGTLVCDEPTTLLDLRNARLVTELLAALPQRVVLVTHHLQLLDGFDRVLVLHEGRVAADTDPASAVTAYEELLA
- a CDS encoding energy-coupling factor transporter transmembrane component T family protein, yielding MTASSSPGASVSSGLGLYQPGGSLLHRAPAGAKLAGLAVAAVGVLRITTVPNLVLAFAVTLLAAGLARIPWRVGLAQLRPVLWFAVPLLAFQWLTAGPHRAVLVVGQLLLMVTLAALVTLTTRVSAMLDAFEAGLRPLRRVGVSPARVALVLALTVRCVPLVAQTFAETREAQRARGLERSPAALVVPLVIRLLKRADAIGEALAARGVDDDPADTGGRPRR
- a CDS encoding IclR family transcriptional regulator → MTSVTSGRRRGVQSIDRAVAILRCFDTAHPELGISDLARRTGLSTSTTHRLLSALQDNRLVRQSRDRRYALGPLLLRLARVGAAPASVLDAARPVMTRLRDEVDETVGLHVLLPTRERAVIDQVESRQPLRRTYTEFGAPIPLPLGAPGKVLLAALPYDVQEAVLARPITATSPGTSPGTSQATSPADPTEPDVLRKQLVGIRRRNVAFSRAERTSGIRTVASAVFDGADLPVASLSVSAPAGRMPEERMEEYAPLVVAAAWSISEQLGATREGVAAYLTRAEPPPG